A portion of the Symphalangus syndactylus isolate Jambi chromosome 13, NHGRI_mSymSyn1-v2.1_pri, whole genome shotgun sequence genome contains these proteins:
- the CACNG6 gene encoding voltage-dependent calcium channel gamma-6 subunit isoform X1: MMMWSNFFLQEENRRRAAAGRRRAQGQRGSGLTPQREGKVKLALLLAAVGATLAVLSVGTEFWVELNTYKANGSTVCEAAHLGLWKVCTKRLWQADVPADRDTCGPAGLPGEANCTYFKFFTTGENARIFQRTTKKEVNLAAAVIAALGLAVMALGCLCIIMVLSKGAEFLLRVGAVCFGLSGLLLLVSLEVFRHSVRALLQRVSPEPPPAPRLTYEYSWSLGCGVGAGLILLLGAGCFLLLTLPSWPWGSLCPKRGHRAT; the protein is encoded by the exons ATGATGATGTGGTCCAACTTCTTCCTGCAAGAGGAGAACCGGCGGCGGGCGGCCGCGGGCCGGCGGCGGGCTCAAGGGCAGCGCGGGTCGGGGCTGACGCCCCAGCGCGAGGGGAAGGTGAAGCTGGCGCTGCTGCTGGCGGCCGTGGGCGCCACGCTGGCGGTGCTGTCCGTGGGCACCGAGTTCTGGGTGGAGCTCAACACCTACAAGGCCAACGGCAGCACTGTGTGCGAAGCGGCCCACCTGGGGCTGTGGAAGGTGTGCACCAAGCGGCTGTGGCAGGCGGACGTGCCCGCGGACAGGGACACCTGCGGCCCCGCAGGGCTGCCCGGAG AAGCAAACTGCACCTATTTTAAATTCTTCACCACGGGGGAGAATGCACGCATCTTTCAGAGAACCACAAAGAAAG AGGTGAATCTGGCAGCTGCAGTGATAGCAGCGCTGGGCCTGGCAGTCATGGCCTTGGGGTGCCTCTGTATCATCATGGTGCTCAGTAAAGGTGCAGAGTTCCTGCTCCGAGTTGGAGCtgtctgctttggcctctcag GCCTGCTGCTTTTGGTGAGTCTGGAGGTGTTCCGGCATTCCGTGAGGGCCCTGCTGCAGAGAGTCAGCCCGGAGCCTCCACCAGCCCCACGCCTCACCTATGAGTACTCCTGGTCCCTGGGCTGTGGCGTGGGGGCCGGCCTGATCCTGCTGCTGGGGGCTGGCTGCTTTCTGCTGCTCACACTGCCTTCCTGGCCCTGGGGGTCCCTCTGTCCCAAGCGGGGGCACCGGGCCACCTAG
- the CACNG6 gene encoding voltage-dependent calcium channel gamma-6 subunit isoform X3, which yields MMMWSNFFLQEENRRRAAAGRRRAQGQRGSGLTPQREGKVKLALLLAAVGATLAVLSVGTEFWVELNTYKANGSTVCEAAHLGLWKVCTKRLWQADVPADRDTCGPAGLPGGLLLLVSLEVFRHSVRALLQRVSPEPPPAPRLTYEYSWSLGCGVGAGLILLLGAGCFLLLTLPSWPWGSLCPKRGHRAT from the exons ATGATGATGTGGTCCAACTTCTTCCTGCAAGAGGAGAACCGGCGGCGGGCGGCCGCGGGCCGGCGGCGGGCTCAAGGGCAGCGCGGGTCGGGGCTGACGCCCCAGCGCGAGGGGAAGGTGAAGCTGGCGCTGCTGCTGGCGGCCGTGGGCGCCACGCTGGCGGTGCTGTCCGTGGGCACCGAGTTCTGGGTGGAGCTCAACACCTACAAGGCCAACGGCAGCACTGTGTGCGAAGCGGCCCACCTGGGGCTGTGGAAGGTGTGCACCAAGCGGCTGTGGCAGGCGGACGTGCCCGCGGACAGGGACACCTGCGGCCCCGCAGGGCTGCCCGGAG GCCTGCTGCTTTTGGTGAGTCTGGAGGTGTTCCGGCATTCCGTGAGGGCCCTGCTGCAGAGAGTCAGCCCGGAGCCTCCACCAGCCCCACGCCTCACCTATGAGTACTCCTGGTCCCTGGGCTGTGGCGTGGGGGCCGGCCTGATCCTGCTGCTGGGGGCTGGCTGCTTTCTGCTGCTCACACTGCCTTCCTGGCCCTGGGGGTCCCTCTGTCCCAAGCGGGGGCACCGGGCCACCTAG
- the CACNG6 gene encoding voltage-dependent calcium channel gamma-6 subunit isoform X2, with translation MMMWSNFFLQEENRRRAAAGRRRAQGQRGSGLTPQREGKVKLALLLAAVGATLAVLSVGTEFWVELNTYKANGSTVCEAAHLGLWKVCTKRLWQADVPADRDTCGPAGLPGEANCTYFKFFTTGENARIFQRTTKKGLLLLVSLEVFRHSVRALLQRVSPEPPPAPRLTYEYSWSLGCGVGAGLILLLGAGCFLLLTLPSWPWGSLCPKRGHRAT, from the exons ATGATGATGTGGTCCAACTTCTTCCTGCAAGAGGAGAACCGGCGGCGGGCGGCCGCGGGCCGGCGGCGGGCTCAAGGGCAGCGCGGGTCGGGGCTGACGCCCCAGCGCGAGGGGAAGGTGAAGCTGGCGCTGCTGCTGGCGGCCGTGGGCGCCACGCTGGCGGTGCTGTCCGTGGGCACCGAGTTCTGGGTGGAGCTCAACACCTACAAGGCCAACGGCAGCACTGTGTGCGAAGCGGCCCACCTGGGGCTGTGGAAGGTGTGCACCAAGCGGCTGTGGCAGGCGGACGTGCCCGCGGACAGGGACACCTGCGGCCCCGCAGGGCTGCCCGGAG AAGCAAACTGCACCTATTTTAAATTCTTCACCACGGGGGAGAATGCACGCATCTTTCAGAGAACCACAAAGAAAG GCCTGCTGCTTTTGGTGAGTCTGGAGGTGTTCCGGCATTCCGTGAGGGCCCTGCTGCAGAGAGTCAGCCCGGAGCCTCCACCAGCCCCACGCCTCACCTATGAGTACTCCTGGTCCCTGGGCTGTGGCGTGGGGGCCGGCCTGATCCTGCTGCTGGGGGCTGGCTGCTTTCTGCTGCTCACACTGCCTTCCTGGCCCTGGGGGTCCCTCTGTCCCAAGCGGGGGCACCGGGCCACCTAG